GATCATGGCGTTGCTGGTCTGCGCCGGGGGCGGGGTCCAGCCTTCAGGCTTCCAGCCCGAGGGCGGCACGCGGTAGCCGAGCGCGCCGGCCATCATGAAGACGAAGTAGCCGAGCGCCATCACGACGAAGGTCTGCATCACGCCCACATCGGTGGCGGTGGAAAAACGCTTCATCAGGTCGACCGCCAGCGGCGAGCCGATCATCGCGCCGCCGCCGAAGCCCATGATGGCCATGCCGGTGGCCATGCCGCGGCGGTCGGGGAACCACTTGATCAGCGTGCTCACCGGCGAGATGTAGCCCAGACCGAGGCCGATGCCGCCGATCACGCCCGAGCCGAGGATCATCAGCCAGAACTGGTGCAGGTGGATGCCAAGGGCCGACAGCAGCATGCCGCCGCACCAGCACACGGCCGACACCACGCCGGCCTTGCGCGGACCGGCCCGTTCGAGCCAGCCGCCCCACAGGGCCGCCGAGCAGCCGAGGAAGACGAAGAACAGCGTGTACATCCAGCCGAGCGTGGCCACGCGCCAGTCGCAGTTCGTGGCGAAGAGCTCGGCGAAGAAGCTCATCTCCTTCGCGCAGGCCTGTGCGCCGTGGCCCGCGGTGCCCAGCGCCTTCGACAGAGGCAGCCAGAACACCGAGAAGCCATAGGCCATGCCGATGCACAGGTGGATGGCCAATGCGGCCGGGGGAACCAGCCAACGGTTGAAACCGGGGCCCGCGATGATGCGTTCTTTTTCGAGGAAGCCGGGTTGCTGCTGCACCCCGTCTCCAGCCAGGCGATCTCCATCGAGAACGCCCGCAGTTGAGCCTGCCATATTTCTCCTAGTTCACCGGACGTGTAACTTTTGTGTTGGATCCGGGCCGCGGAGTGTGTCCGAACGTTTTACAAAGCGTCAAATTCGATCGACGCATGGCGCGATTCAATAATTAAATGCCCCAGCGAAGGGCGTGCACTCAGTCACCGAGCGTTCCGCTGTGCAGGCGGACCTGCTCGGCCCATTCGGGCGTCTGCAGGAAGGCCAGCGCCGCGTCGAGCGCGCGCGAAGAGCGCACGCCGTCCTGCGTCATGAAGCCGATGGGCGTGCGCACCTCGGGCGCCACCAATGGCAGCGCCTCCAGCTCGCGGTGGCTGCGCACGGCCGCAACCATCGCGCCGGGCAGCACGCTGCTGACAGTGCCGGCGCTCACGGCAAGCGTGAGGGTGAGCACCGAGTTGGTCTCGATGGCCGGCGTCACCGGCACGCCGGCCTCGCGCAGGGCCTGGTTCACGATGGCGCGGTTGTGCATGTCGGTCGTGAGCAGGCACAGGGGCTGCCTGGCGGCCTCGGCCCAGGTGATCGGCTGGCCGATGTGCAGTTCGTCCGCCGAGGGCGTCTCGGCGCGCCGCAGCAGGAAGTAGTGCTCCACGCTCTGCGGCCAGGCCGTGAGCTTGATGCCCGGCAGGTGCATGCGCTCGGTGTAGCCGAGCGCAAGGTCGATGGAGAGGCTTTCGAGGCCCGTCTCCAGCTCCTGCGAACTCATCGACAGCACGACCGGCACGATGCCCGGATGGCGCTGGTGCAGCATGGCCGCGAAGCGCGAAAGGATCGGGATGGCGGTGGGCACCG
This region of Variovorax sp. RKNM96 genomic DNA includes:
- a CDS encoding LysR substrate-binding domain-containing protein, with the protein product MNLLASMRYLVALNEHKHFGRAAQACHITQPALSNALRALETEFGVVIVKRARVYVGLTHEGERVLATAQRMLRDNEVLLQELRSDVDNPHGRLRMAAVPTAIPILSRFAAMLHQRHPGIVPVVLSMSSQELETGLESLSIDLALGYTERMHLPGIKLTAWPQSVEHYFLLRRAETPSADELHIGQPITWAEAARQPLCLLTTDMHNRAIVNQALREAGVPVTPAIETNSVLTLTLAVSAGTVSSVLPGAMVAAVRSHRELEALPLVAPEVRTPIGFMTQDGVRSSRALDAALAFLQTPEWAEQVRLHSGTLGD